One Stratiformator vulcanicus genomic window, TCCCTGCGACGCCACCATCGTTCGATTCGCATCGCCCAACCGCCCGCCGGTTGAATACACCAAATTGACGGATCGGGCTGCTCGATCGGCAGGCGCTGGGGAGTTTCAGACATCTCTTGATTGCTTGGTTCGGCCAATGTGGGAGCGTTGCCATGCTGCGACGACGATTCGCTTTGGCTTCCCGAGTTACCCGTGAATCGCGCATAGTACAAACGAGAATGTTCTTCGATTGATAGGGTATGATATGTCGTTGAAAGGAATGGCCGCCGTTATCACCGGGGGCGGGTCGGGAATCGGAGCGGCGGTCGCCGTGACGCTCGCCGACGCCGGGGCGAATGTACTCATCGCGGGGCGGACGGAATCAAAATTAAAGGAGACCGCCTCTCGGGGTCCGTCCGGAAAGATCACGTCGTCCGTTTGCGATGTGGCGGACGCCGACGCCTGTGAGACATTGATCCAAGGCGCGGCGAAAGACTTCGGGCGACTCGACATGCTGATCAACGCGGCCGGGATCAACATTCCGCACCGGCGGATTGAAGAGACGACGCCGGAAGAGTGGGATCGGCTGCTTAGAATCAATGCCTCGGGGGCGTTTTACTGCACCAAGGCGGCCCTGCCGATCATGCGGGCCCAACGGGGCGGGCTGATCGTCAACATCTGCTCGATCTCCGGGGTCCGCGCCGCGATGCTCGGCGGCGTCTCGTACAACGCATCGAAATTCGCGATGAACGCGTTAGGAGTCAGTGCTGCGCAGGAGGCGAAAGCGGACGGCGTTCGCGTGACGAACATCCACCCGGGCGAGGTTGAAACACCGATTCTCTCGCAGCGGCCGGTCGCGCCATCTGAAGAACACCGCGCGACCATGTTGCAGCCCGAGGACGTTGCCGCGGCGGTGCTGATGATCGCGAACTTGCCCCCGCGAGCGAATGTGTTGGAGATGGTGATCAAACCTACGGTGCAGGATTTTGTGTAGGTTTTGCTCCGGGCGCTGACGCTTCCGGCTCTCCCTGCCTGTTGTTCCTCGACACGTTGAAGTCTCTCTTTACGTGCCCGCGCAGATTCGCTACACCCCCGACGCTTCGCAGAACTGGGGCGGGGGTTCCGTCACAGTGGCCCGTCTGCGGAGCGTGGGACGCGGGTTTCATCCCCGGTGCCGGCGTCCCGATTGCGTTTGTTCGCCTTCATTCCGGGGGCCTCCTTCGTAGGGAAACACAGGAGAACATCGTGACCCGCACTTATCCGCAAGCTGCCAGCCGATGGCTCGCCATGCTTGCAACCGCGGCTGTTATCGCCGCCGTCGCCGGACAGGCCCTCGCTCAGGACCGTTACTCCGGAGACCGCTACGCCGACGATCGTTACCGATCGCCATCGCCGCAACCGACCGCGGGCTTCGCCCAAGTCGATGACAGGGCGATCATTCAGCAATACAATATGCAAGGCTTCGGTGACGGCTTCGAACGTCCCGACCCGTTCGCGCCGACGCTGTCGATTCAGCAAAACAATGTCGATGTGGCCCGCGTTCGTCGCGACATTGACACGTTCTCCCGTCTCTCGAATGAACTCTATACGGAACTCGACCGGATGCGGGATCGGCTGCCGGCGGTACGGAATCGCCTCGCGGACGTTCTGCGCTTGCGGGCCCGTTCGCGGCTGCTCGCCGATCGCGTGACGAACTACAGTCAACTGCAACAGTATCTGACCGACATTCAGGGCCTCGACCGTGATTGGCGGCAGATTTCGTACGATCTGCGGGCTGTGCGTGGGCTCGACCGCAACGCGATTCGATTGATCGATGAATTGGATCGTGCCAATGCGGACATTTCGACCGCACTCAAAATTCAAAATCCGACGCTAGACTACCGCCAGCTCGTGCTCACCAGTGCGGAATTGCGAGCCGGCATGTCGACCCTGCGGGACGACATCGACATCGAACTCGGTCGCCTGACGAACGCCCGCAATCTGCTGCTCATCGCCAATCAAGCTCAGCAGCAGGCCGCCCACTTCGCCGGTCTGACGCTCGAGAAGGTCAGTCGGGACGAACTTGCCAACGAGTTCAAGCGCTTCGAACGAGTTTGGACCGAACTCGAAACGGGAGTGCGGGCCTACAACAACCGCTACGTTGAGCGAAGCGTTCGCCGGGTTCGCGATAGTGAATCGCGATTGCGCGAACTGCTGCTCATTCCGCAGGAGATGGATACCGCCGACCTGATTTACACGACGCGGACCCTGGAGCGGGATGTCAACGACTTCTTCAACAAGGCTCCCTTGATGGTCCTGATGAGGCTGCCGGAAGCCTCGGTCGCGTTGCCCACCGCCGACCAGTTTTACGGCGTGCTGGAGAACTTCGTCGACAACGTTGAGCGGAATCAGACACCCGAAGACATCATCGACGCCTACGGCTACGTGGAAGATGCCTACCGCTCGTTTGAGCGGGTCTTCCGGCCGATCAATAGCGAAGACGCCCAAGTGGTGCTCAACGAAGTCGAAAAAAATATGCGGTCACTTCAGTCAGCCATGCTGATTGAAGAACCGTTCGACCGTCGCGTCGCCGGGGAAATCGCCGCCGAACTTGAAAACCTGTCGATGCACCTCGATCAGGATGTCCGCCGCTGGCTCAGTCGCAGCCGTCCGCCGTATCGTGATCAAGCTCTGCGCGACGTGCAGAATTACGTCGCCAATGCTCGGGCATTGCACGAGACCGTCGTCACCGGTGGGAACGTGCGAGATATCAAGCAGCGGGCCGACCAGATGTGGAACGACTGGATCCGCGTCTATCAGCACATCACAAAGTGCGACACGAGCGAGCGACCCTACCTCGCCCGTACTTCGAGCCGCACGACACCGAAGCTCGTTGAACTTCGGACTCTGCTGCAGTAAGCGATTTCTTTAACGATGTTCAATGCAAAGGCCGGGCGGCAACACTGCCCGGCCTTATTCTATGCGCATCACAAGCTGCGCATGAAATAAGCGGACGAAGCGTGGCTTTGCGATAGATCGATCCGTTTACTACGTGCGCGGCTTGTCGGGCACACGACGAGCCGAGGCTCGAAAAAATCGCGGAACGAGTTCTCAGCATCATTCTTTAAACGTGTGCCGGGGGCGTGTCGCCCCCGCAGTGCAAACTCGGCCCGCTCCTTGCATCGCGTCCGTTTGATTGCTCAAAACCCTGTCGGGAAACGCGGCAGTGCAAGAAGCTCACGAACTCCCAGATGCGGGGGCGACACGCGCCCCGGCACCCCTCGCGACGAGCCGAGGTTCCTGAGAACCGCGGGATGAGTGCACGGTCGAATCCCGAATTCTTAATGTCGTATCTCACCGCGCTCGATCCGCACTTCACAGGAAGTGCGGCTTGTCGGCCATACAACAAGCCGAGGTTCCTGAGAACCGCGGAACGAGCGCGCAATTAGAGCTCGATAAACCAAACCGGCTCGTCCCCTCGCTCGAGCAGGCCCACTCCGTCTCTTCCTCTTCCGCACTCACGCAAAAAGCTCACGGAGAATTCTCCGTGAGCTTTGTCGATTATCGTTGCAGGGGCTCTAAGAGGAGGCCTTGCGGAAATCGTGATCAGCGTCGGGCGAAGGCTCCGCCGAGCAGTGCGTCGGTCGCAGCTTTCACATCGGGATGATCGGCCGGACGGGTTTTGAATCCGCGGTAAGCCACGTCGTAAGTTTCATCTTCTTCAACGGTAATGTCGGGCTTGAGGCCGATTTTGCCCAGCGTGTGCCCGTTGGGCGAGTAGAACTTCGCGGTCGTGATCCGCAGTCCGGTCCGGCCCCGCATCGGAAGAATGCTCTGCACTGACCACTTGCCGTAGGTCTTCCGGCCCACAATGACGCCCCGCCCGTAATCACGGACGGCCCCGGCGACGATTTCACTCGCCGACGCGCTATTCTCGTCAACGATCAGTGCGATCTCGAGATCGCGATGCGTTCCGGATCGATGGGCGGAGTGCTTCCAGTTCTGATCGAAACTGCGACCTTTGGTCGACACGAGCACGCCGTCGTCGATGAACCGGTCGAGCACATCGACGGCGGCCGTGAGCAGGCCACCGGGATTGCCCCGCAGGTCGAGAACCAGGCGTCTCATGCCCTGTGACTTCAGCTTCGCAAGAGCCGCATCGAGTTCCTGAGCGGTCGTCTTTTGAAAGCCGCTTAATTCGATATAGCCGATGCCGTTATCGGCATCAATCATCTCGGCGACCGGAATACTTT contains:
- a CDS encoding SDR family oxidoreductase, which gives rise to MSLKGMAAVITGGGSGIGAAVAVTLADAGANVLIAGRTESKLKETASRGPSGKITSSVCDVADADACETLIQGAAKDFGRLDMLINAAGINIPHRRIEETTPEEWDRLLRINASGAFYCTKAALPIMRAQRGGLIVNICSISGVRAAMLGGVSYNASKFAMNALGVSAAQEAKADGVRVTNIHPGEVETPILSQRPVAPSEEHRATMLQPEDVAAAVLMIANLPPRANVLEMVIKPTVQDFV